Proteins from one Devosia chinhatensis genomic window:
- the ilvD gene encoding dihydroxy-acid dehydratase: MPAYRSRTTTHGRNMAGARGLWRATGMKDGDFGKPIIAVVNSFTQFVPGHVHLKDLGQLVAREIEAAGGVAKEFNTIAVDDGIAMGHDGMLYSLPSRDIIADSVEYMVNAHCADAMVCISNCDKITPGMLNAAMRLNIPVVFVSGGPMEAGKAMLKGKLQALDLVDAMVMAADEHYTDEEVQAVEEAACPTCGSCSGMFTANSMNCLTEALGLSLPGNGSTLATHSDRKRLFQEAGHLIVDLARRYYEQEDETVLPRSIATKAAFENAMALDIAMGGSTNTVLHILAAAHEGGVDFTMDDIDALSRRVPVLSKVAPAKNDVHMEDVHRAGGIMAILGQLDRAGLINRKEPTVHAATMGDAIDKWDISRTNSESVRQFFMAAPGGVRTTQAFSQSNRWTELDLDRQNGVIRSAENPFSKDGGLAVLKGNIALDGCIVKTAGVDESILKFTGPARVFESQDSTVKAILSNEIKEGDVIVIRYEGPRGGPGMQEMLYPTSYLKSKGLGKACALLTDGRFSGGTSGLSIGHASPEAAEGGAIGLVREGDIIEIDIPNRTVNVLVSDSELAARRVEQDKIGWKPAQARKRKVTTALKAYAAFVTSASKGAVRDTQEIDKLWN; encoded by the coding sequence ATGCCCGCCTATCGTTCTCGCACCACAACCCATGGCCGCAACATGGCCGGCGCCCGTGGGCTCTGGCGCGCCACTGGCATGAAGGACGGCGATTTCGGCAAGCCGATCATCGCGGTCGTTAACAGCTTTACGCAGTTCGTGCCCGGCCATGTGCATCTCAAGGACCTCGGCCAACTGGTAGCGCGGGAAATTGAAGCGGCCGGTGGCGTTGCCAAGGAATTTAACACCATCGCGGTCGATGACGGCATCGCCATGGGCCATGATGGCATGCTCTATTCCCTGCCCAGCCGTGACATCATCGCGGACTCAGTTGAGTACATGGTCAATGCTCATTGCGCTGACGCCATGGTCTGCATTTCCAATTGTGACAAGATTACCCCGGGCATGCTCAACGCCGCCATGCGCCTCAATATCCCGGTGGTCTTCGTGTCGGGCGGGCCGATGGAAGCCGGCAAGGCCATGCTCAAGGGCAAGCTGCAGGCGCTTGACCTTGTGGACGCCATGGTGATGGCTGCCGACGAGCACTACACTGACGAGGAAGTCCAAGCCGTCGAGGAGGCCGCCTGCCCCACATGTGGCTCCTGCTCTGGCATGTTCACCGCCAATTCGATGAACTGCCTCACCGAAGCGCTGGGCCTCAGCCTGCCCGGCAATGGCTCGACCCTGGCCACCCATTCGGATCGCAAGCGCCTGTTCCAGGAAGCCGGCCACCTGATCGTCGATCTGGCCCGCCGTTACTATGAGCAGGAAGACGAAACCGTTCTCCCGCGCTCCATCGCCACCAAGGCAGCCTTCGAGAATGCCATGGCGCTCGATATCGCCATGGGCGGCTCGACCAATACCGTGCTCCATATTCTGGCGGCTGCGCACGAAGGCGGCGTCGATTTTACCATGGACGATATTGACGCGCTGTCCCGTCGCGTTCCGGTTCTCTCCAAGGTTGCCCCCGCCAAGAACGATGTTCACATGGAAGACGTGCACCGCGCCGGCGGTATCATGGCTATCCTGGGCCAGCTTGATCGGGCAGGCCTCATCAATCGCAAGGAACCCACGGTGCACGCCGCGACCATGGGCGATGCGATCGACAAATGGGACATTTCCCGCACCAATTCGGAGAGCGTGCGCCAGTTCTTCATGGCTGCACCCGGGGGTGTCCGCACCACACAGGCCTTTTCACAGTCCAATCGCTGGACCGAACTTGATCTCGACCGCCAGAACGGCGTGATCCGCTCCGCTGAAAACCCGTTCTCCAAGGATGGAGGCTTGGCGGTCCTCAAGGGCAATATAGCGTTGGACGGCTGTATCGTGAAAACTGCCGGCGTCGACGAATCCATTCTCAAGTTCACCGGCCCGGCCCGCGTCTTCGAGAGCCAGGATTCGACGGTCAAAGCCATTCTCTCAAACGAGATCAAGGAAGGCGATGTAATCGTCATCCGCTACGAAGGCCCGCGCGGCGGCCCTGGCATGCAGGAAATGCTCTATCCTACGAGCTACCTGAAGTCGAAAGGACTGGGCAAAGCCTGCGCCTTGCTGACAGATGGTCGTTTCTCCGGCGGCACGTCCGGGCTCTCCATCGGCCATGCCTCACCTGAGGCGGCCGAAGGGGGGGCTATTGGCCTGGTCCGGGAAGGCGACATCATCGAGATCGACATTCCCAACCGCACCGTCAATGTCCTTGTATCTGATAGCGAGCTTGCCGCGCGTCGGGTCGAGCAGGACAAGATCGGCTGGAAGCCGGCCCAAGCGCGCAAGCGCAAGGTGACCACTGCGCTCAAGGCCTATGCCGCCTTCGTCACCTCGGCTTCAAAGGGCGCCGTGCGCGACACCCAGGAAATCGACAAGCTCTGGAACTGA
- a CDS encoding ABC transporter ATP-binding protein: MSALVQIRNLVKTYGEGEAETRVLKGLDMTLEESDLAALLGPSGSGKSTLLTILGTLMQPTSGEHVMLGQDLTQAGDGELTEFRNRHIGFVFQFHHLLPDFTALENVVFPTAISDGRETAQARKRGAQLLERVGLGHRIDFRATQLSGGQKQRVAIARALMNQPELVLADEPTGNLDRESAEQVMALIREINEDENTTFLISTHDEKIAAACRRQIKVVDGKTASA, encoded by the coding sequence ATGAGTGCGCTCGTCCAGATCCGCAACCTCGTAAAGACCTATGGCGAGGGTGAAGCCGAGACGCGCGTGCTCAAGGGACTGGACATGACGCTCGAGGAAAGCGATCTGGCGGCACTGCTGGGGCCGTCGGGCTCGGGCAAGTCTACACTCCTGACCATTCTGGGCACGCTGATGCAGCCCACGAGCGGAGAACATGTGATGCTCGGGCAGGACCTGACCCAGGCAGGCGACGGGGAACTCACCGAATTCCGCAATCGCCATATCGGCTTTGTCTTTCAATTTCACCATTTGCTGCCGGACTTCACTGCGCTCGAGAACGTCGTTTTTCCCACGGCCATCAGCGATGGACGGGAAACCGCCCAGGCCAGAAAACGCGGGGCGCAATTGCTGGAGCGGGTTGGGCTGGGCCATCGCATCGATTTTCGCGCTACCCAACTCTCGGGTGGGCAAAAGCAGCGCGTCGCCATTGCGCGAGCCTTGATGAATCAGCCTGAACTTGTCCTGGCGGACGAGCCTACGGGCAATCTCGATCGGGAATCGGCCGAGCAGGTCATGGCGTTGATCCGGGAAATCAACGAAGACGAGAATACGACCTTTCTGATCTCGACCCATGATGAGAAGATAGCGGCCGCATGCAGGCGGCAGATAAAGGTCGTCGACGGAAAAACCGCTTCGGCCTGA
- a CDS encoding ABC transporter permease has protein sequence MLYGIKIAWRYLTASKTQTGLLVAGVATGVFVFIFMSALIGGLAVYLVQQTVGDISHVTLEAPSRDAGLLLPEGVEAQLVQQRASGQRETLRSAEAFIPGIETMAGVKAVSPQIVGNGFVIRGQSRAPVAVTGVEADKVSVIADLGRRLVSGDTVLTNSNVIIGKVLADDLGVGVGQVIRLQSDRNIERALVITGIFELGVEALDARAAFVSTSTARTLFELPQGLSRVEIKLDDLNSADSFARQLAAETGLKATPWTEGNAQLLSGLRAQANSGNLIKGFALVTIVIGVASALLLSTYRRRPEIGIMRAFGASRGFVIFVFVLQGTLIGLLGGLIGAGLGYLALSPFPLPENAEAGGLPIDVRQGAYGLAIALTTIGAILASILPARAAARVDPVSVIGQ, from the coding sequence ATGCTCTATGGCATCAAGATTGCATGGCGCTATCTGACGGCAAGCAAGACACAGACAGGTCTTCTCGTTGCCGGCGTGGCGACAGGGGTTTTCGTCTTTATCTTCATGAGCGCCCTCATCGGAGGCCTTGCAGTCTACCTGGTGCAACAGACAGTAGGTGATATTTCCCATGTGACCCTCGAAGCGCCGAGCCGGGATGCCGGCCTGCTGCTGCCAGAGGGCGTGGAAGCACAATTGGTTCAGCAAAGGGCGAGCGGGCAGCGGGAGACCCTGCGCAGCGCTGAGGCATTCATTCCCGGCATTGAGACCATGGCCGGGGTAAAGGCAGTGTCTCCGCAAATCGTGGGCAATGGCTTCGTCATTCGCGGCCAGTCACGTGCACCGGTTGCGGTGACCGGGGTGGAAGCCGACAAGGTTTCGGTCATAGCCGATCTGGGAAGACGGCTCGTATCCGGCGATACCGTCCTGACCAATTCCAATGTTATTATCGGCAAGGTTCTCGCCGACGATCTGGGCGTGGGTGTGGGTCAGGTGATCCGCCTGCAATCAGACAGGAACATCGAACGGGCACTGGTCATTACCGGAATCTTCGAATTGGGGGTGGAGGCGCTTGATGCCCGTGCCGCTTTTGTCAGCACATCCACCGCCCGCACTCTGTTCGAACTGCCGCAGGGGCTGAGCCGTGTCGAGATCAAGCTCGACGATCTCAACAGCGCCGATTCCTTTGCGCGTCAGCTTGCAGCGGAAACCGGGCTCAAGGCGACGCCCTGGACGGAAGGGAATGCCCAATTGCTGAGCGGCCTGCGCGCCCAGGCTAATTCGGGCAACCTCATCAAGGGCTTTGCCCTTGTCACCATCGTCATTGGCGTGGCCTCGGCGCTGTTGCTCTCCACCTACAGGCGCCGTCCCGAGATCGGCATCATGCGCGCCTTTGGAGCGTCGCGAGGCTTTGTCATTTTCGTCTTCGTGCTGCAGGGTACGCTTATTGGACTGTTGGGTGGATTGATCGGCGCTGGACTCGGCTATCTGGCGCTGTCGCCATTTCCTTTGCCTGAAAATGCCGAGGCTGGAGGCTTGCCGATCGACGTCCGCCAGGGAGCCTATGGGCTTGCCATCGCGCTGACCACGATCGGCGCCATTCTCGCATCGATCCTGCCCGCGCGCGCCGCAGCGCGGGTGGACCCGGTTTCGGTGATCGGACAATGA
- a CDS encoding efflux RND transporter periplasmic adaptor subunit, which produces MAVATEIVQPGSVSQALAINGRVAAETSVTVRAAVSGQAITVSADTGDLVAAGDILVRLDDALVQAQLGQAQAALEAQQVRQRQAEATAERALALGENATRSSREDAEWALAAAVNETARLQAALDQVQRQVDQYTITAPMAGTVLSRGVDRGQLVDPQTQLFVIADTSMLEVETDVDELYSARVSAGLKALLKPVGASIAQHGTVTFAAPVVDSATGGRAIRIAFDDPVSLPVGQTVNANVIVEEVPDALSLPRSAIVTDGADSHVLVIDDGLVASRAISFSDWPADRVIVTRGLEEGDVVILDPMAVSVGDMVEAE; this is translated from the coding sequence TTGGCTGTCGCGACCGAGATTGTGCAGCCAGGCTCCGTATCGCAGGCGCTGGCGATCAATGGGCGCGTGGCCGCCGAGACCTCGGTCACTGTGCGCGCGGCCGTTTCGGGACAAGCTATCACCGTCAGCGCCGACACCGGTGACCTTGTGGCCGCAGGAGATATACTCGTTAGGCTTGACGATGCACTGGTGCAGGCTCAGTTGGGACAGGCGCAGGCAGCGCTCGAGGCACAACAGGTGCGCCAGCGCCAGGCTGAGGCAACGGCAGAGCGCGCATTAGCACTGGGTGAGAACGCCACTCGGTCGAGCCGCGAGGATGCCGAATGGGCTCTTGCCGCAGCAGTCAATGAAACAGCACGCCTGCAGGCTGCACTCGACCAGGTGCAACGACAGGTCGATCAGTACACGATCACCGCACCCATGGCCGGAACCGTTTTGTCGCGCGGAGTGGACCGGGGGCAGCTCGTCGATCCTCAAACCCAATTGTTCGTCATCGCCGATACCAGCATGCTTGAGGTGGAGACCGACGTGGATGAGCTCTATTCCGCCCGGGTTAGCGCCGGGCTCAAAGCGCTCCTCAAGCCGGTAGGCGCCAGCATCGCCCAGCACGGAACGGTGACCTTTGCGGCGCCGGTCGTGGACAGCGCGACAGGCGGACGCGCCATTCGCATTGCGTTCGATGATCCTGTGTCGCTGCCCGTTGGGCAAACGGTCAACGCCAACGTAATTGTAGAGGAAGTGCCGGACGCGCTTTCTCTCCCACGTTCGGCCATCGTCACAGACGGCGCTGACAGCCATGTGCTGGTGATCGATGACGGTCTCGTGGCGTCCCGCGCGATCAGCTTCAGCGACTGGCCAGCGGATCGGGTGATTGTTACCCGAGGGCTGGAAGAGGGCGACGTGGTCATCCTCGATCCAATGGCGGTCTCGGTCGGCGACATGGTCGAGGCGGAATAG
- a CDS encoding aldo/keto reductase codes for MAQLDASLSGTFAIGGDLNVHRLGFGAMRITGEGIWGPPKDHEEAIRVLKRLPEIGVNFIDTAESYGPYISEELIGEALAPYSKGTIVATKSGLTRTGPNVWPPLGRPEFLRQGVLTSLRRLKLERLDLWQLHRIDVKTPRNEQFEVIAAMQKEGLIRHAGLSEVSVEDIKEASQYFKVATVQNLYNFANRQSEAVLKYCEANNIGFIPWFPLAGGDLVEGHKAAKAIMDKHGASGSQIALAWLLKRSHVMLPIPGTGKVKHLEDNVAAAAISLSDDDFATLDKIAG; via the coding sequence ATGGCTCAGCTCGACGCATCCTTGTCGGGGACCTTCGCCATTGGTGGCGACCTCAACGTCCATCGGCTCGGCTTTGGCGCAATGCGCATCACCGGCGAGGGCATCTGGGGGCCGCCAAAGGATCACGAAGAAGCGATCCGCGTCCTCAAGCGCCTCCCCGAGATCGGTGTCAATTTCATCGATACGGCGGAAAGCTACGGCCCCTATATCAGCGAAGAGCTGATCGGGGAGGCATTGGCGCCCTACAGCAAGGGAACGATCGTCGCCACCAAGAGCGGCCTGACGCGCACGGGACCCAATGTATGGCCGCCGCTCGGCCGCCCGGAATTTCTCCGGCAGGGAGTGCTGACCAGCTTGCGCCGGTTGAAGCTGGAGCGGCTCGATCTCTGGCAACTGCACCGCATCGACGTCAAAACGCCTCGCAATGAACAGTTCGAGGTCATTGCTGCAATGCAGAAGGAAGGCCTGATCCGTCATGCCGGGCTCAGCGAAGTCAGCGTTGAGGATATCAAGGAAGCCAGCCAGTACTTCAAGGTTGCTACCGTCCAGAACCTCTACAATTTCGCTAATCGCCAGAGCGAAGCGGTTCTCAAGTATTGCGAGGCCAACAATATCGGTTTCATCCCGTGGTTTCCGCTGGCAGGGGGCGATCTGGTAGAGGGCCACAAGGCCGCAAAGGCAATCATGGACAAGCATGGCGCCAGTGGCAGTCAGATTGCCTTGGCCTGGTTGCTCAAGCGCAGCCATGTCATGCTGCCCATTCCGGGAACCGGTAAGGTCAAGCATCTTGAAGACAATGTTGCGGCCGCCGCCATTAGTCTCAGCGACGATGATTTTGCCACACTCGACAAAATCGCCGGCTGA
- a CDS encoding DUF1178 family protein, whose protein sequence is MLPASCSQISIRQRWLKPAVACPRWPMRATLPPRVCRAESAPYIGCRGSARFQSTVGTVIQYSLQCSKGHRFDAWFKSATAYDEQHARGIVSCAQCGDHKVEKAPMAPNLARSDTQPMSLTSAHPEAARFRDMLRQFRQKVMSEADDVGDRFAEEARKIHFAEAEARGIYGKATRDEVAGLLEDGIDFLPLPDLAEDN, encoded by the coding sequence ATGCTCCCGGCGTCGTGTTCGCAGATATCGATCAGGCAGCGGTGGCTGAAGCCCGCCGTCGCGTGCCCGCGCTGGCCAATGCGCGCGACTTTGCCGCCCCGGGTTTGCAGGGCTGAAAGCGCGCCCTATATAGGATGCAGGGGGTCAGCCCGCTTCCAGTCTACGGTAGGAACCGTGATCCAGTATTCGCTTCAATGTTCAAAGGGCCATCGCTTCGATGCCTGGTTCAAAAGCGCCACTGCCTATGACGAGCAGCATGCTCGCGGCATTGTCAGCTGTGCCCAATGCGGTGATCATAAGGTCGAGAAAGCGCCAATGGCGCCCAACCTCGCGCGCTCGGACACCCAACCCATGTCCTTGACCTCCGCCCATCCCGAAGCGGCGCGATTCCGCGATATGCTGCGCCAGTTCCGCCAGAAGGTAATGAGCGAAGCCGACGACGTGGGTGACCGTTTTGCGGAGGAAGCCCGCAAGATCCATTTTGCGGAGGCCGAGGCGCGCGGCATCTACGGGAAGGCAACCCGCGACGAGGTTGCGGGTTTGCTTGAAGACGGCATCGACTTCCTGCCGCTGCCCGATTTGGCAGAAGACAATTAG
- a CDS encoding carbon-nitrogen hydrolase family protein translates to MRVAAIQMRSGLDPDTNLAALGALLEEAAAGGARYALTPEVSLIFPENREQLRLVAAPYDGHPQLAAIGTMARQHGMHVHIGSLPIPLEDGRFANRSVFFGPGGAVTATYDKIHLFDADIAGLDAYRESATYKGGDKAVTASLGEFTLGFSICYDMRFARLYTSLAKAGADLLAVPAAFTVPTGQAHWHVLLRARAIETGSYVIAAAQGGAHENGRATFGHSLIVDPWGRILAELDHDAPGVVFADIDQAAVAEARRRVPALANARDFAAPGLQG, encoded by the coding sequence ATGAGGGTCGCTGCCATCCAGATGCGCTCGGGACTCGATCCCGACACCAATCTTGCAGCTCTGGGCGCCCTGCTCGAAGAAGCGGCCGCCGGTGGGGCGCGCTATGCGCTCACTCCGGAAGTCTCGTTGATCTTCCCTGAAAATCGCGAGCAATTGCGGTTGGTGGCTGCGCCCTACGATGGTCATCCTCAACTTGCAGCGATCGGCACGATGGCGCGGCAGCATGGAATGCATGTGCATATCGGCTCCCTGCCCATCCCGCTCGAAGACGGACGGTTTGCCAATCGCTCGGTGTTTTTTGGACCTGGCGGCGCAGTCACGGCAACCTATGACAAAATCCATCTCTTCGACGCCGACATTGCCGGTCTCGATGCCTACCGGGAAAGCGCGACCTACAAGGGGGGCGATAAGGCCGTGACGGCGTCGCTCGGCGAATTTACCCTCGGTTTTTCCATTTGCTACGACATGCGGTTCGCTCGCCTCTATACCAGCCTTGCCAAGGCCGGAGCCGACCTGCTCGCTGTACCGGCTGCCTTTACCGTTCCCACCGGGCAAGCGCATTGGCACGTGCTGCTGCGCGCCCGAGCCATCGAGACAGGCTCCTATGTCATTGCCGCCGCCCAAGGGGGAGCTCATGAAAATGGGCGTGCCACCTTCGGTCATTCCCTGATCGTCGATCCCTGGGGCCGCATATTGGCCGAGCTCGACCACGATGCTCCCGGCGTCGTGTTCGCAGATATCGATCAGGCAGCGGTGGCTGAAGCCCGCCGTCGCGTGCCCGCGCTGGCCAATGCGCGCGACTTTGCCGCCCCGGGTTTGCAGGGCTGA
- the grxC gene encoding glutaredoxin 3, whose translation MAKVEIYTTPTCPYCHAAKALLTEKGAEFTEITVLDPALREKMTQRAHGRRTVPQIFIGDTHVGGYDDMAALDRQGGLDPLLAP comes from the coding sequence ATGGCCAAGGTCGAGATCTACACCACACCCACCTGTCCCTATTGTCACGCTGCCAAGGCATTGCTGACCGAAAAAGGCGCAGAGTTTACCGAAATTACAGTACTTGATCCGGCGCTGCGGGAGAAGATGACCCAGCGTGCCCATGGCCGGCGGACTGTGCCGCAGATTTTCATAGGCGATACTCATGTTGGCGGCTATGACGACATGGCTGCGCTAGACCGGCAGGGCGGTCTCGACCCGCTTCTCGCCCCATAG
- a CDS encoding ComF family protein: protein MALMQSRGGEVKEGMRLARQGLAGLGRVVLDQLYPPACAVCASPLMQSDTLCATCFADLRPITAPYCPVLGVPFETDPGPGALSAEAMADPPPFGRARAALAYGEVVGTLVSRFKYGDRVELARFCARLMMGAGEDFWPGRPLLVPVPLHASRLRFRRYNQSMLLARELAILSGLAVDPHLVRRIRKTRQQVGLSGESRLRNVQGAFAVHPNLLERLAGRPVVLVDDVYTTGATLKAVTRALRRGGVERVDVLTLARVVIGQDVTI from the coding sequence ATGGCCCTTATGCAGAGCAGGGGCGGGGAAGTCAAAGAGGGGATGCGGCTGGCGCGGCAGGGGCTGGCCGGGCTGGGTCGCGTCGTCCTGGATCAGCTCTATCCGCCGGCCTGCGCCGTCTGTGCCAGTCCGCTGATGCAGAGCGACACGCTTTGCGCGACATGCTTTGCGGATCTGCGTCCCATCACGGCGCCCTATTGCCCCGTGCTGGGAGTGCCGTTTGAGACCGATCCGGGGCCCGGTGCGCTCTCGGCAGAAGCCATGGCCGATCCGCCGCCGTTCGGCCGCGCCCGGGCTGCGCTGGCCTATGGCGAGGTGGTGGGCACGCTGGTGAGCCGGTTCAAATATGGTGACCGGGTGGAGCTGGCGCGTTTTTGTGCACGGCTCATGATGGGGGCGGGCGAAGATTTCTGGCCCGGCCGACCGCTGCTCGTTCCGGTGCCCCTGCATGCCAGCCGGTTGCGGTTTCGCCGGTATAACCAATCCATGTTGCTGGCCCGCGAATTGGCTATCCTCTCGGGCCTCGCCGTCGATCCGCATCTGGTGCGCCGTATCCGCAAGACGCGCCAGCAGGTTGGGCTGTCGGGAGAAAGTCGGCTGCGCAACGTACAGGGCGCCTTTGCGGTCCATCCTAATCTTCTGGAACGCCTGGCTGGGCGCCCGGTTGTGCTGGTGGACGATGTCTACACGACAGGCGCTACCCTAAAGGCAGTTACCCGCGCGCTACGGCGCGGTGGCGTGGAGCGCGTAGACGTCCTGACGCTGGCCCGCGTTGTCATCGGGCAGGATGTCACCATATAA
- a CDS encoding cupin domain-containing protein, with protein sequence MTQCKVVRGGEAFHGKQGMDYFSGISAQSAGSTGLCLHMLVLPPGGKAKPHYHAHHETAIFQLEGSTSFYHGPNLEFLDEVHESDYVYIPAGIPHQPFNATEQTARALIARTDPNEQESVVLLPEAMSRL encoded by the coding sequence ATGACGCAATGCAAGGTTGTGCGGGGAGGCGAAGCCTTTCACGGCAAGCAGGGTATGGATTATTTCTCCGGCATATCGGCCCAAAGCGCAGGCTCGACGGGCCTGTGCCTTCACATGCTGGTCCTACCCCCTGGCGGCAAGGCCAAGCCGCATTATCACGCGCACCACGAGACAGCGATCTTCCAGCTCGAAGGCTCAACGTCCTTCTACCATGGACCCAACCTCGAATTTCTCGACGAGGTTCATGAAAGCGATTACGTCTATATTCCGGCCGGCATCCCGCATCAGCCTTTCAATGCCACGGAGCAGACCGCCCGAGCCCTGATTGCGCGCACCGATCCAAACGAACAGGAAAGTGTTGTTTTGCTGCCCGAGGCGATGAGCAGGCTCTGA
- a CDS encoding CarD family transcriptional regulator, with translation MVAKKQQQRLGFKTGEFVVYPAHGVGMIVAIEEQEVAGLTLELFVISFEQDKLTLRVPVAKVKSVGMRKLAEEDEIKKALDTVTGRARVKRTMWSRRAQEYEAKINSGDLIAISEVVRDLYRSEEQPEQSYSERQLFEQAMDRMSREVGSVRKLTLTEAVQLIEKQLAKSPKRTKADAAEESDEEAA, from the coding sequence ATGGTAGCCAAGAAGCAGCAGCAGCGGCTCGGGTTCAAGACGGGCGAATTTGTCGTCTATCCCGCCCATGGCGTCGGCATGATCGTCGCCATCGAGGAGCAGGAAGTCGCCGGTCTGACCCTGGAGCTGTTCGTCATCAGCTTCGAGCAGGACAAGCTGACCCTGCGCGTTCCCGTGGCCAAGGTCAAGTCTGTCGGCATGCGCAAGCTGGCCGAGGAAGACGAGATCAAGAAGGCCCTCGACACCGTCACCGGCCGTGCCCGCGTCAAGCGCACCATGTGGTCGCGTCGCGCTCAGGAATACGAAGCCAAGATCAATTCCGGCGACCTGATCGCTATTTCTGAAGTGGTTCGCGACCTCTACCGGTCCGAGGAGCAGCCAGAGCAGTCCTATTCGGAACGCCAGCTGTTCGAGCAGGCAATGGATCGCATGAGCCGCGAAGTGGGCTCGGTGCGCAAACTGACCCTGACCGAGGCCGTTCAGCTCATCGAGAAGCAACTGGCCAAGAGCCCCAAGCGCACCAAGGCGGATGCTGCCGAAGAAAGCGACGAGGAAGCTGCGTAA
- the fdxA gene encoding ferredoxin FdxA → MTYIVTDNCIACKYTDCVEVCPVDCFYEGENMLVIHPDECIDCGVCEPECPAEAIKPDTESGLDEWLELNRKFSTIWPNLTERREPLSDAKSKDGEDGKLGKYFSEEPGEGD, encoded by the coding sequence ATGACCTATATCGTCACCGACAATTGCATTGCCTGCAAATATACCGACTGCGTGGAAGTGTGTCCGGTGGACTGCTTCTATGAAGGCGAGAACATGCTGGTGATCCACCCGGACGAGTGCATCGATTGTGGCGTCTGTGAGCCGGAATGCCCGGCCGAAGCCATCAAGCCGGATACTGAGAGCGGGCTGGATGAATGGCTTGAACTCAACCGGAAATTCTCGACCATCTGGCCGAACCTGACGGAGCGCCGCGAGCCTCTGTCCGATGCCAAGAGCAAGGACGGCGAAGACGGCAAGCTGGGCAAGTATTTCTCCGAGGAGCCCGGCGAAGGCGACTGA
- a CDS encoding GNAT family N-acetyltransferase, whose product MTDVPTIVTQRLELRPMVMADFENYRALMMSDRARFMGGPYDLRSAWGMFTNDVAQWALFGHGCLMIQRRGDSACLGQVGINHGPLFPEKELGWLLYEGYEGHGYAFEAASALRAWAFGTLTIHHLVSYCDPENARSIALAQRLGGVLDVQAVGQDPRDLVFRYRAG is encoded by the coding sequence ATGACTGATGTCCCCACGATTGTAACCCAGAGGCTGGAATTGCGGCCTATGGTGATGGCAGACTTCGAGAATTATCGGGCGCTGATGATGTCCGATCGCGCCCGGTTCATGGGTGGCCCCTACGATCTTCGATCTGCTTGGGGCATGTTCACCAATGACGTTGCCCAATGGGCGCTGTTCGGGCATGGCTGCCTGATGATCCAGCGGCGCGGGGATAGCGCCTGCCTGGGTCAGGTCGGCATCAATCATGGTCCGCTGTTTCCAGAAAAAGAGCTGGGCTGGCTGCTCTATGAAGGTTACGAGGGGCATGGCTATGCCTTTGAGGCGGCGTCCGCCCTGCGGGCGTGGGCGTTCGGCACCCTCACCATCCACCACCTAGTCAGCTATTGCGATCCGGAAAATGCCCGCTCCATTGCCCTTGCTCAACGACTTGGCGGGGTTCTAGACGTGCAGGCCGTTGGGCAGGACCCACGGGATCTGGTGTTTCGCTATCGAGCAGGGTGA
- a CDS encoding RNA-binding S4 domain-containing protein: MTGLGESLRKERLDRFLFFSRAVKSRTLAQKIIESGAIRINSEKTERTDHKVGAGDVLTMSLHGRILVWRILDPGTRRGPASEAQGLYEDMSPPMPPKGERSAYDAAIAERAPGSGRPTKKQRRETDRLIDGDDD, from the coding sequence TTGACAGGGCTGGGCGAGAGCCTCCGCAAGGAGCGGCTCGACCGGTTCCTGTTTTTTTCTCGCGCTGTCAAATCGCGGACACTGGCGCAAAAGATCATCGAGTCGGGCGCCATTCGGATCAATTCGGAGAAAACCGAACGTACGGATCATAAGGTTGGTGCTGGTGATGTTTTGACGATGTCATTGCATGGCCGCATCCTTGTGTGGCGCATTCTCGATCCGGGCACGCGGCGGGGCCCGGCCAGCGAGGCTCAGGGGCTATACGAGGATATGTCTCCACCTATGCCCCCAAAGGGTGAGCGCTCTGCCTATGATGCCGCCATCGCTGAACGGGCGCCGGGTAGCGGTCGGCCCACCAAGAAGCAACGCCGCGAAACCGATCGGCTGATTGACGGCGACGATGACTGA